The Sphingomonas aliaeris genome segment GGTACGGTCAGCCCGTTGTCCCGTGCGTAGATCGCAGTCGCAACCGCCAGATTGCCACCGGCGCTTTCGCCCGCGACCGCGATTCTAGTGGAATCACCGCCCCAGCTTGCCGCCTTTTGCAGCGTCCAGCGGTAGGCCGCGGCGGCATCGTCATGTTGCGCCGGGAACTTGAACTCAGGCGCGTGGCGATATTCCACCGATACGACGATGGCATTCAGTGCTCTGGCCATCGCTCGCGGCGCCGCGTCGTAGGTGTTCACATCGGCAATTACCCAGCCGCCGCCATGATAGTAGACCACGACCGGCATCGGCTTGCCACCGGCAGGGGCCGATGCCGGCCTATATATGCGGGCAAACTGCTTCGGATCGGAGCCATATGGCAGGTCCTGCGTATCGACCGACGGATCGGGGGCGGTCGACATACCCTTCTTGGCCATGACCGCCTTCGCGCCGTCAGCGGCAGATGGCTGCATCCGGGCTTGCGCCGGCGTCAGCGTCTCGATCGGTTCGCCGCCAAGACCGGCCAGAGCATCAAGAACCATTTGCATATCAGGCGCGGCCTTCGGCGGCTGAACCGAGGTGGCTGGCGGTGCGGCGGGGGCGGGTGCGCTAGGCGAGCGCGCCGATTGCGCCAGGACACCGGCCGAGGCACTGAGCAGCGCGGCCACAAAGAGACCGCCGGCAACGCGACGCTTCGATAACAAAACCATGTCTTCCTCCTATTACTGTCGGCATGAACCAAGCAGGAGGGGTTTACGTTTCTGTACGGAACCGTGCCAAATCGCGCCACGGCGGGGCGTAGGAGCAAGTAATGTCGACTGTCGTATCTTTCATGAATTCAGCGTCTGGTACCGCGAGGCAACCTCCCAACGGTCTCAATGGTAATCGCCTATTGGCGAGCCTGTCCGCCGAAGATTTTGCTCTCCTCTCGCCGCATCTGGTTCCAGCGTCGTTCGCTGTGGGCGACTTCATCACCCGCACCGGCGAACCGATCGACAGCATCTGCTTTCTGGAACAGGGTATCGCCGGGGTGCTGGACTCGCTGGATAATGATCGGCGCTATGCGGTTGGATTGTTGGGCGCCGAAGGTTTTATTGGGTGGCCACTGTTGATGGGCGACGATCGTTCACCCTACGACATCACCATGCGCGCGGAGCAAGGGCGAGCTATGCGTATATCGGCCGCTGCTCTGATGGAGGCGGTTGAACGTAGCCCTACTCTCCGGATGACCCTTCTTCGCTTTACCCATGTCTTCATGATGCAGATGGGTAGGACGATCGTTTCTTCGCTAGCCCACTCTATCGAACGTCGCATGGCCCGCTGGATCCTGCTCTACCATGATCGGGTTCAGGCTGATGAGATCTGCATGACCCATGAGGAGTTCCGGCTGATGCTGGGAGTTCGTCGGAGCAGCATCACCGATGCACTGCACCGCTTGGAAGAAGAGCATGCTATCCGCGCTGTCCGGGCGAGGGTCTTGGTGCAGGACAGGGCGAAACTTTTGATCTTGGCTGGCGACACCTACGGTCAGCCCGAAAGAGAATATGCTCGTCTATTAGGATGATATGCAACGCCGAACCTGTTTGAAAAACACGTATCAGCCAGGTCACGCCCGCCAGCTACGCCCCTTTCATATCGATTCATTTACGTAGCACTTCTAAAGCAACCACGTCGTCCTGGATCGCCAGAGTCAATCCTTGAGAGGCGTCGCGCCCACAGACACGACGTATCGACCGATCTGCTCCTTGCCTTTCGTAACCGTCACCTCTGCCCCGAAGAAGGGGTTGTGACCTGCTCCCCAGAATTCATGCCATTGGTAAGTTAGCTCGTCAGATGGAGACGAGTGATGCGGCGAGGCCGATTTACCGAGGATCAGATCATTGGCGTGCTGCGCGAGCATGAGGCCGGCGTGAAGACCGCCGACTTGTGCCGGAAGCATGGAATCAGTGACGCGACGTTCTACAACTGGAAGGCGAAGTACGGCGGGATGACCGTGTCGGAGGCGGCGCGGTTGCGGGCGCTCGAGGACGAGAACCGCCGGCTGAAGAAGCTGCTGGCGGAGTCGATGCTCGACGTGTCGGCGCTGAAGGATCTGCTGGGAAAAAATTGACCCGGTCTGGAGATCGCTACGCTGCGGTGGAGAAGCTGATGGCCGACCACAGCTTCTCCGAGCGTCGCGCCTGCAGGCTGATCGGGGTCAACCGGTCGGCGTGGCAATATGAGCCGCTTCGCGGGAAGGACGATGCTGTCCGCGCGCGGATGCGCGAGATCGCGAACGAACGTCGTCGCTTCGGCTATCGACGGCTGGCGATCCTGCTCAAGCGGGAGGGCAAGGGCATGAACCTGAAGAAGGTGTATCGGCTGTATCGCGAGGAGCGACTGACCGTACGCAAGCGTGGCGGTCGCAAGCGCGCGCTGGGCACGCGGGCGCCGATGGCGATCCCGCAAGAATCCAACCAGCGCTGGTCGCTCGACTTCGTATCGGACTCGTTGGCCTGCGGCCGGCGGTTCCGCATGCTCAACGTCATCGACGACTACAGCCGGGAATGCTTGGGATGCATCGTCGACACCTCGCTGTCGGGTCGGCGGGTCGTTCGCGAGCTGAGCGCCATCGCCGAGCGTCGCGGGCTGCCGTGCATGGTGGTCAGCGACAACGGCACCGAGCTGACTAGTCATGCCGTCCTCGCCTGGTGTCAAGACACCGGGGTCGAGTGGCACTACATCGCCCCGGGGAAGCCGCAGCAGAATGGCTTTGTGGAATCGTTCAATGGTCGCTTGCGCGACGAGTGTCTGAACGAACACCTGTTCCCCTCGCTGGCTGCGGCGAGACGGATCATCGAGGCATGGCGGACGGACTACAACACCGTGCGTCCGCACAGCAGTCTTGGCGGGATGGCACCCGCCGAGTTTACGAACCGCCCCCGCCAGGGGCATATGGAAACCGAAGCTAAGTTATCAGCGGCCTGAAAACGGGGAGCAGGTCAGTTGCCATGTGAGACCTGCTCTGCGGCCACGGTGATGGCGCTCGAAATAGCCTGTTTCCAAATTTGTATGTTGTCGGCGGCTTCATGTTCGCCGCTCGAGGTGAAATGTTCGTTGACGATCGTCACGGTGTAGTTTGCCATACGAACGGGATACCGATGCCGCGCAGATCAAAGCCACAAACTGGATTAAGAGGTTCGATCTTCTTCGTAGGCCTCAACCCCGTTTTTCGAGAATCTCGAGATGCACCTCGAACCGCCATCCGCAAACTCGGCGAGTAAATATGACCGGGCACGATTCATGTTAATGAAATCGATCAGTTGGAATTTAAGATAGCCTGAACGACGCACCCTAGTGTTAGCGCTGGAGGTGGGCAGAGGTCGCTTTGGTTTGAGGGAGCGATATGCTGAAGCCCATCCTGTTGCAGGTACTGTTCGACAAATTGGACAGGCTTGTAGATCTCGGTGAACATGACAAGGCCGCTCTCTCAGCCTTACCGCAGCATCATAAAACAATTCCAACCGGCGGTTACATAGTTCGCGAGGGCACCAAACCAGATTACTGCGCCATCCTGCTCCAGGGGTATGCAATTCGCCAGAAGCTATCGGCAGATGGAAAACGACAGATTCTCGCCATTCAGATCGCAGGAGATCCGTTGGACGCGCAACACATGTTCCTCGATTGTGCCGATCATACTGTGCAGGCGCTCGGGGAAGCTCGCGTTGCGATCATCCCCCGGCATGCTCTCCAAACGGTTGTGATGTCGCGGCCAGCGCTGACTCACGCCTTCGCAGTGAACGGGCAGGTCGATGCATCCATTTTCCGGGAATGGCTACTCAATATCGGACGTCGCGATGCCAGAAAACGGCTTGCGCACCTGTTCTGCGAGATTGCCGTCAGGCTCGAAGCAAACGGTCAATCGACCACTGATGGCTTCTATCTTCCGATGTCGCAGGAAGAGCTAGGCGACGCGACCAGCCTCACGTCAGTTCACGTAAATCGGTCGCTCCGAATTCTGGAAGACGAAGGATTTATCGCCCGCAATGGCCGCACCATTCGCTTTCCCGATAAGGCAGCAACAATGAAAATGGCAGGCTTCGATCCGCGCTACCTTCACCTCGGACGGCAGAGCGACGCTGTTATTGCCGAGTCAGTTCAGAACGGAGAATCGAGCCGAGGCGCTGGCGATAGGTATGGCCGATCCGACGCCTGATTATAGACACTCGACCCGGCTCGGTTTAATTCCAAAGTTGTTCCCCCTAAGCCGCCACATAGATGGCTCAGTCGATTGTAGGCGTTTGAGATCGGCCGGCGTTGTAGGCGAATGTCGATGCCCGGCGAACAGCCCCCCAGTTTAACAAGGTGATTAGGGTGAATATCTTACCGAGCGGCGCAGAGGGTGGAAATCAGGAGGCTGCGGCCGAACAGAAAATAATCGATCGCCTGCGCACGACCGAAGCAGAGCTGCGGGACGCCGAAGAACGCTACTCGGCCTTATTCAATGCGATCGATCAGGGCTTTTGCACGATCGAGGTTGCCTTCGATAAAGACAATCGCGCAACCGACTACCGCTTCATCGAGGTCAGTCCTTCCTTCGAGAAACAAACTGGCATCGAAAACGCGGCAGGCCGATGGATGCGCGAGATCGCTGCCGACCAGGATCAGGTCTGGTTTGACACCTATGGTCGGGTAGCCCTGACCGGCGAGCCTGCACGTTTCGAGAGTTATTCGACTCCGCTTGGCCGGTGGTGGGACGTATACGCATTCCGCATCAGCGGCGAACGGATGATAGCCGTGCTGTTTCGCGACATCACCCAGCAGAAGCGTTCGGAGGCGGCACTTCGTGCGAGTGAGGCTCGCCTGCGGCTCCTCGGTGAGATGAACGATCGTTTCTTCGCGGCTGCCGATGCGTCCTCGGCAATGACCGTGGCTACCGAGATGTTGGGTCGGGAGCTTGGTGCCTCCCGTTGCGCTTACGCAGATGTCGATGCCGACGCGGACCGATTCTGGATCAGAAACGACTGGAACGCCCCAGGCATGACCAGCTCCGTTGGCGACTATAATCTCGACCTGTTCGGCCCGCGAGCCACTGCCAATCTGCGTACGGGACAGGTTCTTGTCGTACACAATGTCAGTGCCGAACTCGCGGCTGACGAGGGTCGGGAGATGTTTCACGCGATCGGCATCGAAGCAATCATCTGCTGCCCGCTGATCAAAAACGGCCGCCTGGCTGCGATGATGGCGGTTCATCAGACCCAAGCGCGGGGCTGGACGGCGGACGAGGTGTTGCTGGTGCGGGATGTTGTCGAGCGTTGCTGGGCACATGTCGAACGGGTCGGAGCTGAAGCCCGATTGCGGGAAAGCGAAGAGCGGCTGCGCCTTGCCGTTGGTAATGCGGGGATTGGTTTTTGGGATGTCGATGTCATCAACGATCGATTGATCTGGCCACCGCGAACCAAGGCCATGTTTGGCATCTCGGCAGACGTGCCGGTTTCACTGCAAGACTTTTACAACGGTCTTCATGAAGAAGACCGAGCGAAGACGACGACCGCGTTCCTAGCGGCCGCAGACCCGGAGCAGCGAGCTCTCTACAACGTTGAATATCGTACGGTTGGCAGAGAAGATGGCGTCGAACGCTGGGTCGCGGCTACAGGCCGCGGCGTGTTCGACGAGACGGGACGCTGCATTCGCGTCACAGGTACTGCCGTGGAGATTACCGCGCGGCGCGCTGCTGAAGCGGCGTTGCGCGACCTTAACGCTACGCTGGAAGCTAGAGTTTTGGAGGCGGTTGAGGAGCGCGAGCAGGCTCAGGAGGCTTTGCGGCAAAGTCAGAAGATGGAGGCAATGGGCAGCTTGACCGGCGGTGTGGCTCACGACTTCAATAACCTGCTCACACCAATCGTTGGCTCACTCGACCTTCTTCAGCGGAAGGGCTTGGGAGGCGAGCGAGAACAACGCTTGATTGCGGGAGCAATTCAATCTGCAGACCGGGCGCGGACGCTGGTGCAGCGTTTGCTAGCATTTGCACGGCGTCAGCCGCTGCAGCCGACTGCGGTTGACGTCGGGGTGCTCGTTCAGGGCATGGCTGACCTGCTTGCAAGCACCACCGGACCGCAGGTTCGTGTCGTCGTCGATATTGCGGAAGATCTACCCCCTGCGAAGGCCGATCCCAATCAGCTCGAGATGGCGTTGCTCAATTTGGGCGTCAACGCACGCGACGCGATGCCCGAGGGGGTACTCTCCGGATAAGCGCGATCCGTGAAAGCGTTCGAACTCCCACATCATCGTTGAAGCGCGGGCACTACGTGCGCCTGTCAGTTGCCGACACCGGCATCGGTATGGACGAGCCGACACTGGCACGCGCGGTCGAACCCTTCTTCTCTACCAAGGGAGTGGGCAAAGGCACTGGCTTGGGTCTTTCCATGGCTCACGGCCTAGCGGCCCAACTGGGTGGTGCATTGAGCATCCAGAGCAGCCTCGGCGTGGGGACAAATATTGAACTCTGGCTGCCAATAAGTGCCACGCTTCCCGAAACCGATGAGGCTGTCATGACATCGGGCGCAATCAGCCATGCTCGTGGCGTGGTGTTGCTCGTCGACGACGAGGACGTCGTGCGGGATAGCACCGCCGATATGCTGGAAGAATTTGGATACGAGGTCCGACAGGCGGACTCCGCTGAAGCCGCGCTGATGCTCGTTGCGAAGGGGCTATCTCCCGACCTGCTTGTGACGGATCATCTTATGCCTGGGATGACAGGGGTCGATCTTGCGCGGGAGCTACTTCAAGACCGACCAAAAATGCCTGTGCTGATCGTGTCCGGCTACGCCGAAGCGGAAGGGATAGCGCCCGACTTGCCGCGCCTGACGAAGCCTTTCCGGAGCTCCGAGTTGGAAGCCGCTCTTTCACGGCTTTCAACCTTCTCTACAGGGAAGCAGGCGGAAAAAGCGTGATCGTCACAGCGTTATCTATCTGCGGACCGTTCGGCGCGAACTGCAAAGACGACATCGCGAGTTTCCGAGGCAGCCCCGGTGGTCCTGGTTAATTAAACATTCCTCGGCCGCAATGCTATCTTGTGGCGCGGCTTATCGCTTTGGTCCAGTGCAACCCTCGATGCCCCGGCGGATGCCACACGACGCGCAGCCCGACTGGAACAGGCGTCCAGTCGCATCCCGGTTGACGGATCAATTCCAAGTTACACCGGGAGCATTTCGAGAAGTCCAGTCCTTCGTTATACATCGCAGACGACGGGGGATGCCCCCGTATTTTACAAAGCAAAGCCATGATACAATGATACCACATAATTGGTGGCATTAACTCGAACCGATGGTTTAGGACTGCGACCATCGCACCCGAACCCAGCGCGGCTACCAAAATTACCGCTCGAAAGTGACAGGCCGCGATCCACAAAAGGTGGAAAGTTGGGCTTCTGTGGTTGGTTTAGTGGACGGGTAATTGCAGAGGCGAAGATTCAAGAGGGCGCTTGCGGCCTTACAATAACTTGTTTTTCACCATACGCAGAAGAACCGCCGGCTTGTTGACCGACGGCTCCTCGCTCGCGCCTGAGAAAGGGGTAATCAGGCGAACTGAACGTTTGGTTTTACTTTCGATCGACACCGCATCGCATAGCCCATCGCGCCGAAGCCAAGCAGCATCATACCCCAGGAGGCCGGCTCTGGGACGGCGGAAGCGGCCGGACTGGACGTCGCGGTCACGTTGGCGATGATGGTACCGTTGCCCTGGATGAGGTACGTACCCGGGGTGGCCGACGGCGCGTAAAACTTGATGCTCGGAAATCCCCCTGCACTGAAGTTCACGCCGGTACCGCTCAAAAAGGTGGGCCCCTCCGTGAAGTAATAGTAGGTCGGGATCAGCGACGTAGCGAACGGCGTCAAACCGGAAATGTTGACCCCGTTTATCTGACCCATAATTCCTGTGATGGCGAAGGCGTTGCGGCCCTCGATCGTCATAGCCGTGTCCGAAGTCGTAAAGATCCCGCTGCCGTTCTGAGGCGTACCGCCGAAGGGCAGCGAGGTCGTTGTGAAGCTGAAATTGAACTCGGCGGCACTGGCAGGGACGGCGACTGATGCCATGAAACTGGCAGCCGCGAGATAGGTCATCATTTTCATGCATACATCTCCGAAAGATGCAGCACGCTGCGTGCCACTTTGCAGCTACGAACAGGCCGAAAAAAGGCTTCGGTCGCCGGTTAACAAATCGTTAATAATTCCAAGTGACCCTGTCGCCACCGGGTGACCGGCTCTTCGTGCACTCCGAAAGAGATCTTTACCGCTGCCATAAAACCCGAACTGCATAGTTAGGCCCCCGTTCCCGGCGAAGCACCGCTATTCAAGGCGGCAGCCGCCTATTGAACGTTGACGGTGCGTGCAAGAGCATCGGGTCGCGACCAACGCCATGCACAAGCAGCCGGGCCTAATTCCATCTTGGATCGGAAATGCAACTCCATGACTGGCAGCATGAACCAATGGCAGCTAGCGGCAACCGACGCTCCAAAGCGGACGGGCTGCTTTCCACCAATAGTGCACGTTAACAGCCGCCCCCGGGTGCCCCGGCACCGCATCAGGGGTCTGAGAGTTGGCCCCGGGACAACTCGCGGAATGATCGTATCGTGTGTCAGCATCAAGGCAGCCCAAACGTTCACACCCGGCTGTCACTTCTGAAATGCACCCTCTGCTCGATCCAATTGGTCGGGAGATCAGCGGTAAACGCCAGCCGCTTGGCGTCGATCGTTGCCACCTGCCGCCCGGCAAGCACATCATCGACGATGGCAGGCGCCAGGAACGCCAACCGCACGACGCGGGTGACATAGGACTTCACCACCCCCTCGGCCTCGGCCAGTTCGCGGACGGTGATCTCGCCGCGCTGCAGCTGCGCCCACCATTTGTGTGCCTTGACCAGCAGCTTGATCATCGATGCATCCGGCGGGGCGGCAGCCACGCTGCGCCCATCGTTCTGCACCAGCCGGAGCCGGTGGCCGGTACGCGTCATCCGCACCGGGCAGGTGAGCGTGACGAGCGTGTCAGCATCGGGTGGTGCCGAGACCGACAGGTGGCGCGCCACCGCTGCGGTAAAGAGCTCGATCCTGACGTCTGCGGGATGCACGACGATGCTAGCAATGATCGCGCGCAGGGTCTTGGGATCGCGCTGTCGGATCGTCGCAGCCGTGGCACTCGCGGTACTGAAGATCCGGTCCATGCCTGGCAATTCAAGCGGGATGCCGGCACGTGCCATTAGCGCTATCGGATCATCGAACGCCGCCGCCAGCGCCTCGATCGTCGCCGTCTCGATCTCGCGCGCCGGAATGCGCAAGCCCTTGCCTTCGCTGGTACCATGGTGTGCCGACTGGCTGACATAGTAGCGATAGCGCACCTTGCCGTTGTCGCCACCGTTCGGAAATGCCTTGCAGGCGTGCGCCGCGATGAGCTTCTCACCGCTGTCGTCGACGATCAGCCCGGTCAGCAGGCTACCGCTGGCGGTGTTCGATCTTCGGCGCGATCCCGGCACATGCCCGGCGAGCAGCGTCTGGGTTGCATCCCAGATCTGTCTGTCGATGATCGGCTTGTGCAGCCCCTTGTAGCGCTGGTCGCGGTGCGGGATCTCGCCGATATAGATCGGGTTCTTGAGGATGGCGTAGATCTGCCCCCGGCTGAACGGTACGCCGCCAAAGGTGCGACCATTCGTCATCTTCCGCACCGGCGTGTGGATCCGCTCGGCGCTCAGCCGGTCGACCAGCAAGCGGACATTGCCGGTGTCGAGATAGCGCTGGTAAATATCCCGGACGATTTCGGCGTGTTCCGGCACGACCTCGAGCGTGCGGCCATCGGGCTTGTAGCCAAGTGGTGGGAGTCCACCCATCCACATACCCTTCGCCTTGGACGCGGCGATCTTGTCGCGGATGCGCTCGGCAGTCACTTCGCGCTCGAACTGTGCAAAGGACAGCAGCATGTTGAGGGTAAGCCGTCCCATGCTGGTGGTGGTGTTGAACGACTGGGTGATCGACACAAACGACACCCCGGCCTTGTCGAAGATCTCGACCAGCTTCGAGAAGTCGAGCAGCGAGCGGGTCAGGCGGTCGACCTTGTAGACAACGATGATGTCGACCTTGCCGGCTGCAATGTCGGCCAGCAGTCGCTGGAGGGCAGGGCGCTCCAGCGTTCCGCCCGACAGGCCACCATCGTCATAGATATCGGGCAGCGCGTTCCAGCCTTCGCCGGCTTGCGACAGCACGTAAGCGGCACATGCCTCACGCTGTGCATCGAGCGAGTTAAACGCTTGGTCGAGCCCTTCATCGCTCGACTTGCGGGTGTATATAGCACAGCGCACCCGGTTCATGCCGCGGCCTTTCTAGTGCCCGCACGCGTACCACTGTCCTGCGATCCCTTCCTGCTCTTCAACCCGAAGAAGGCCGGGCCCGACCAGCGCGTTCCGGTGATCGCGCGAGCAACTTCGGACAGCGAGTTCCAAACCGCCCCGTTCCAGCGAATCACGCCGTCCTCGCCAACCTCGACGATGTGCGCCACCCCGTTCCACTCGCGGATCAGCCGTGTGCCGGGACGTATCGCCTGGGTCACGGTCTTTGCGGTACCCAGCTGGACCAGCCGTTGCTGGCTGATCCGCGACAGACCGCCCAGCGCCCGTGCCTGCAGCTCATAGCCAAGCGCCATCCGCAACAGACTTGGACTGATCAGCGGCACCGGCGTGCCCTTCAGCGCGCGCCATTCGTCGCGTAGCTGCGCCGACGACATCGTCGTCAGCGCAACCAGCTTGTCCTTGATGCTCGTGATCACGCGGCGACGCCCGCGACACGGTAGCAGGTTTGTTCGCCCCTCTTCGACTTCTCGAGCACATGGCCTTTCTTGCGCAGGCCGGTCAGCACTGCCCGCGTCGTGTGCGGCAACCAGCCGGTCGCCGCGATCAGGTCGGCCAGCGTTGCGCCCTCCTCGCGGCCGAGCAGCGCCAGCACCGTGCCGGCCTTGGTAATGCGGGGCGTGTCGGTCGCGGCGGGGGAGGGGGCAGGGGCCTCGCCAGCACCACCAGCATCGCCATCGGTGATGCTGATCGCTGCGTTGCCCGCGTCCGTGATGTACAGGCCGTATGCGACATCGGCATCCACGCGGTGCGTGGCGAGCTTGTCGCTCGTCTCGCGTTCTTCTGCCAGGCCGCGCTTCACCAAGCCGGCGATCGCCTTGGTCAGGCGGGCGCCGGCGCTGCTTACGGTTTCCGGGGCGGGGAGCAGGCTGCCGGTGTCGCGCTGCGCGGCAGTGGACAGGAGGATGCTGTCGAGATCGGTCAGTTTGGTCATGGAGGGTGGTCCTTGTTCAAGGCGAGCGGCACGCTTGCCGCTCCCACCAGCCACAGCCCCGTCGATCTACATCGACGGGGCGGGCGGCCTCATCCCGGGCCGCGATCCAGTAGCCACACGTTTGCTCTGGTTGCAGCGCAAGTCGAATGGTTTGTCTGACTCCTACCAACTGCCTCGATATCGAGCGAGCATGGCGAACTGGGCGGATGTCATTGGCTCACAGTCGCGAGCACCACCACGCCGGTAAGCCAGAATATCGCAAGCGTGACGGTCGTCAGGCGTGGCGACATCGGACGATCGGGCTCGTCGCCGTCGTTTAGATAGTTCACCGTGAACGCCTCGGCCTCGCACCCGCTGCAAAGCGTCAGCAGATTGAACATCGTCCCCCAGCCGTTGAGCAGCATCAGCAGCCCCGGGAAGACCCATTCGGATGTCGGCTTTCCGCTGCCTGCAAGTCCGATAGCCAGGACAAGACATCCGCTGGCGAGGGCTGATGTGAAAACTCGTGTCCGTCGATTGAGCATCATCGAGAGCGCCCTACCGCACTACCGCACTACCCTGCTATCGAAATCATCGGAAGCAATCGACTTCCAGCGCCGGAAATCGGGATCACTGAACGCCCTGTTCGAGCACTTTTGGCCTACAGAGGATACTTCCTCCGGGGCCTTTTTCATCGTTCCAAAAACACCTTGGGCTTCATGAAGACGCTCTGGTTTCAGTTTCGAGAAGTACCACGTCTGAAGCGCGTAAAGCCCCTTCCTGACGGTACGGCTAGCTCCAAGCTGCCCGGCATTTCTCTCCAACGTGCGGATCACGACCGCGCAGTGTAGATCGTCGGACGGATTGATCGCGGAAGCACTGGCAACCGTGCAGCCCGCCACGACGAGCAGCGCTGCTCCCAAATACGCCTTGTTCATACCTGCTCCCGATCGATGGCCCCCGTGAGATAGCTCGGTAACGGTGAATGCTTAGTTGCTTGGCACGCAGCAACGCTTAGATTTCTTAAATCGCCCGCGACAACGGCAATGTAGAAGGAACCAACTAAGTTGCGTCTTTCTCGGTGCGTCAGCCGCCGGACTTGGTCAGGACGAAGGCGATCAGGAAACCTATAACGGCGATCAGTCCGCTATAATCGTGCGTCGCCTCCGTGGCCTCGGGAATCATTGTGTCGACCAGCATAGCAAGGATTGCGCCAGCGGCCACGGCGGTGACGGCCGCGATCAGTTCCGGGTTGGCGCCCGCCAGCATGACATTGCCGAGCATCGCGGCGAGCCCCGACACCAACGCGATGCCGACCCATACGCCAAAGATATAGCGCGGCCCGCGACCTGCCTTCTTCATGCCGGCTGCGCTCGAAAGGCCTTCGGGCACGTTGGACAGAAAGACCGCGGCGACCGTTACCGCGCTCACCCCACCGCCAGCGAGCAGGCTTACGCCAATCACCACTGACTCCGGAATGCCATCGAGCAGCGTACCAACCGCTATCGCCAGTCCGCCACCGCTTTCCGCACCGGGCTGGCTCTCGTCATCATTCGAGCCCGAACGCTTACGATGTCGCGCGCCATGCCGCGAGATCGCGATATTGGCGATCGTGTAGATGATAGCGCCGCCCAGGAAGCCGGCGGCAGTCGAATCAAACCCGCCCTGGCGAAACGCCTCGTCCATCAAATTGAACGCGACCGCTGAAATCAGCACGCCCGAGCCGATCGCCATGACGGCGGCGATCACCCGTTGAGGCAGCGACACTGCATATCCAACGCCCGCCCCGAGGATCAGAGCCGATCCGCCGACCAGGCCCCAGAAACCGGCTTCCCACATGATGCAATCCTAATCAGCACCGATCTCGACCGCATTGCGCGATCAAGCATCATGCGCCTGTCCTACGCAGCAGGCGTGCGCGGCCGAAGCAAAAACGCGGCTAGACCGCTAACTTCGATGGCCACCGCTGCGCCGACCGCGACGGAATGTCGTTTGGCTACGGTATACAGGCTGGTCTTAAGG includes the following:
- a CDS encoding recombinase family protein is translated as MNRVRCAIYTRKSSDEGLDQAFNSLDAQREACAAYVLSQAGEGWNALPDIYDDGGLSGGTLERPALQRLLADIAAGKVDIIVVYKVDRLTRSLLDFSKLVEIFDKAGVSFVSITQSFNTTTSMGRLTLNMLLSFAQFEREVTAERIRDKIAASKAKGMWMGGLPPLGYKPDGRTLEVVPEHAEIVRDIYQRYLDTGNVRLLVDRLSAERIHTPVRKMTNGRTFGGVPFSRGQIYAILKNPIYIGEIPHRDQRYKGLHKPIIDRQIWDATQTLLAGHVPGSRRRSNTASGSLLTGLIVDDSGEKLIAAHACKAFPNGGDNGKVRYRYYVSQSAHHGTSEGKGLRIPAREIETATIEALAAAFDDPIALMARAGIPLELPGMDRIFSTASATAATIRQRDPKTLRAIIASIVVHPADVRIELFTAAVARHLSVSAPPDADTLVTLTCPVRMTRTGHRLRLVQNDGRSVAAAPPDASMIKLLVKAHKWWAQLQRGEITVRELAEAEGVVKSYVTRVVRLAFLAPAIVDDVLAGRQVATIDAKRLAFTADLPTNWIEQRVHFRSDSRV
- a CDS encoding ZIP family metal transporter, whose translation is MWEAGFWGLVGGSALILGAGVGYAVSLPQRVIAAVMAIGSGVLISAVAFNLMDEAFRQGGFDSTAAGFLGGAIIYTIANIAISRHGARHRKRSGSNDDESQPGAESGGGLAIAVGTLLDGIPESVVIGVSLLAGGGVSAVTVAAVFLSNVPEGLSSAAGMKKAGRGPRYIFGVWVGIALVSGLAAMLGNVMLAGANPELIAAVTAVAAGAILAMLVDTMIPEATEATHDYSGLIAVIGFLIAFVLTKSGG
- a CDS encoding DUF3489 domain-containing protein — encoded protein: MTKLTDLDSILLSTAAQRDTGSLLPAPETVSSAGARLTKAIAGLVKRGLAEERETSDKLATHRVDADVAYGLYITDAGNAAISITDGDAGGAGEAPAPSPAATDTPRITKAGTVLALLGREEGATLADLIAATGWLPHTTRAVLTGLRKKGHVLEKSKRGEQTCYRVAGVAA
- a CDS encoding DUF2924 domain-containing protein, with translation MITSIKDKLVALTTMSSAQLRDEWRALKGTPVPLISPSLLRMALGYELQARALGGLSRISQQRLVQLGTAKTVTQAIRPGTRLIREWNGVAHIVEVGEDGVIRWNGAVWNSLSEVARAITGTRWSGPAFFGLKSRKGSQDSGTRAGTRKAAA